The proteins below come from a single Rhodohalobacter sp. SW132 genomic window:
- a CDS encoding MarR family winged helix-turn-helix transcriptional regulator yields the protein MGTHFKGNKSEENTLNAFIKLMRSTESLNNRLNRHLAEADLTVSQFGVLEVLHHLGPLNQRTIGEKLLKSGGNITMVIDNLERCGHVERQKDPNDRRAVLIHLTESGEKFIADFFPKHLEKIKEEFSVLSEEEKNTLAEICKKLGVKEEE from the coding sequence ATGGGCACACACTTTAAAGGAAATAAAAGTGAAGAGAACACACTGAATGCATTCATAAAATTGATGCGTTCCACAGAATCTCTGAACAACCGGCTTAACCGGCACCTTGCCGAAGCCGACCTGACCGTCAGCCAGTTTGGTGTGCTTGAAGTGCTTCATCATCTCGGGCCGCTTAACCAGCGCACGATCGGTGAAAAACTTCTGAAAAGCGGTGGAAATATTACCATGGTGATCGACAACCTGGAGCGATGCGGCCACGTGGAGCGACAGAAAGACCCGAATGACCGCCGCGCAGTATTAATTCATCTCACGGAAAGCGGCGAAAAGTTTATTGCCGATTTTTTCCCAAAACACCTTGAAAAAATTAAAGAGGAGTTCTCCGTACTTAGCGAAGAGGAGAAAAACACGCTTGCAGAAATCTGCAAAAAGCTGGGAGTAAAAGAGGAAGAGTAG
- the tyrS gene encoding tyrosine--tRNA ligase, with protein sequence MSFPTVEEQLEVIKRGTVEIVPEPELVEKLKKSRKTEKPLRIKLGCDPTRPDLHLGHSVILRKMRQFQDLGHHIILIIGDFTALIGDPTGQNKTRPSLSAEDIKENAKTYLDQAGKILDREKTEIVYNADWLGPISFEGVIKLSSKLTVARMIERDDFSKRFNNNEPISLHEFLYPLAQGQDSVHLKSDVELGGTDQKFNLLVGRDLQRIDGQDPQVCLMMPLLEGTDGTLKMSKSYDNYIGISEEPNDMYGKVLSIPDNLIYRYFELVTDLPTDELPSILDKVAKDPRNTKHDLAFTITRMYHGEKAAKAARKHFEQTVINKEVPDDAPEITFDAGTTHRLLDIISDAGMTQSNGETKRMIKQGGVSINDEKVDDINHEITFSEGETLNLKVGKRKFAKLISQ encoded by the coding sequence ATGAGTTTTCCTACAGTAGAAGAACAGCTTGAGGTGATTAAACGCGGAACCGTTGAAATTGTACCGGAACCGGAACTGGTTGAAAAACTGAAAAAATCGCGTAAAACAGAAAAGCCGCTAAGAATTAAACTGGGCTGTGATCCCACCCGCCCCGACCTCCACCTCGGTCATTCAGTGATCCTTAGAAAAATGCGTCAGTTCCAGGATTTGGGGCATCATATTATTCTGATTATCGGGGATTTTACTGCACTGATCGGCGATCCGACCGGCCAAAACAAAACCCGCCCATCGCTTTCAGCAGAGGATATTAAGGAAAATGCCAAAACGTACCTCGACCAGGCCGGTAAAATTCTGGATCGTGAAAAAACCGAAATCGTATACAACGCCGACTGGCTGGGGCCGATTTCATTTGAAGGCGTAATCAAGTTGAGCTCAAAACTTACCGTTGCCCGGATGATTGAGCGGGATGATTTTTCAAAGCGATTTAACAATAACGAGCCGATTTCACTCCACGAATTTCTCTACCCGCTGGCACAGGGGCAGGATTCCGTTCACTTAAAATCAGATGTGGAACTTGGCGGAACCGATCAGAAATTCAACCTGCTTGTCGGGCGTGATCTGCAGCGAATTGATGGTCAGGATCCCCAGGTTTGCCTCATGATGCCGCTTCTGGAAGGTACAGACGGCACGCTGAAGATGAGTAAGTCGTATGATAACTACATCGGGATCAGCGAGGAGCCGAATGATATGTACGGAAAAGTGCTTTCTATTCCTGATAACCTGATTTACCGCTACTTCGAGCTTGTTACCGATCTGCCGACGGATGAGTTACCATCCATTCTCGATAAAGTTGCCAAAGATCCGCGGAATACAAAACACGATCTGGCGTTTACAATTACCCGGATGTACCATGGTGAAAAAGCGGCAAAAGCTGCAAGGAAACATTTTGAACAGACAGTCATCAACAAAGAAGTGCCGGATGACGCACCGGAGATTACATTCGATGCGGGAACAACTCACCGCTTACTCGATATTATATCTGATGCCGGGATGACTCAGAGCAACGGCGAAACCAAGCGTATGATCAAACAGGGCGGGGTAAGCATCAACGATGAAAAAGTGGATGATATCAACCATGAAATCACGTTTTCAGAAGGTGAAACGCTGAACCTGAAGGTAGGTAAGCGAAAATTCGCAAAATTAATTAGTCAGTAA
- a CDS encoding CvpA family protein, with amino-acid sequence MNVLDFLIILPVAYFAYKGFTAGFIQEVLGIAGIILAVFVTFAYMKPVSDIIAPLFDGGDTPTIIAGLILFIGTIAIVQAIGYAAKRFLEMIRLNFINRLAGLLFGALKSAIVISAFLWLFAGFNMPAEETRNESLTYPVVISLAPAAYNMIAAVVPGIENFIDTLESAIQEDNPIRNNPFFEQLDL; translated from the coding sequence ATGAATGTCCTCGACTTTCTGATTATTCTGCCGGTTGCCTACTTTGCCTACAAAGGGTTTACCGCAGGATTTATACAGGAGGTTCTTGGCATTGCCGGGATAATTCTTGCCGTATTTGTGACGTTTGCCTACATGAAACCAGTGTCCGACATCATCGCCCCCCTTTTTGATGGGGGAGATACTCCCACCATTATCGCCGGGCTGATCCTTTTTATCGGTACGATCGCCATTGTGCAGGCAATTGGTTACGCGGCAAAAAGGTTTCTGGAGATGATCCGCCTGAATTTTATCAACCGTCTTGCCGGGCTTTTGTTTGGAGCGTTGAAATCAGCTATCGTTATCAGTGCTTTTTTGTGGCTTTTTGCAGGTTTTAATATGCCGGCAGAAGAAACACGAAATGAATCGCTAACCTATCCGGTTGTCATTTCTCTCGCTCCTGCAGCTTATAACATGATCGCTGCTGTTGTGCCGGGAATCGAAAATTTTATTGATACTCTTGAATCAGCCATTCAGGAGGATAACCCAATCCGAAACAATCCATTTTTTGAACAGTTAGATTTATGA
- a CDS encoding GatB/YqeY domain-containing protein → MSIKQSILDDLKTAMKQKEADRLRVLRSLKAKILEKEISERKDGEAELSDEQVIEVLMKAAKQRKESIEQFEDGGRGDLAEKEKAELEIIEEFLPKMMSEEEVRAEVKDQIESMGASSMADMGKVMGVMMGKLKGKAEGSVVSKVVKEELS, encoded by the coding sequence ATGAGTATCAAACAATCGATTCTGGATGATCTTAAAACCGCAATGAAGCAGAAAGAGGCCGACCGGCTCAGGGTACTGAGGTCACTAAAGGCTAAAATTCTTGAAAAGGAGATCAGCGAACGAAAAGATGGCGAAGCTGAGCTTTCTGATGAGCAGGTTATTGAAGTGCTTATGAAAGCGGCAAAACAGCGTAAAGAATCGATCGAGCAGTTTGAAGATGGCGGAAGGGGCGATCTCGCAGAAAAAGAGAAAGCCGAGCTGGAAATTATTGAAGAGTTTCTGCCAAAAATGATGAGCGAAGAAGAAGTTCGTGCTGAAGTAAAAGACCAAATTGAAAGTATGGGCGCATCATCCATGGCCGACATGGGCAAAGTAATGGGCGTGATGATGGGTAAACTGAAAGGAAAAGCCGAAGGATCAGTAGTGAGTAAAGTTGTAAAAGAGGAACTATCCTGA
- a CDS encoding DUF4295 family protein, protein MAKKQAFGEEAQALKDAQRKMAKVIIATKNERGKYAYKEVMMDQDNVKEYIQNNK, encoded by the coding sequence ATGGCTAAGAAACAGGCATTTGGTGAAGAAGCACAAGCGCTGAAAGATGCTCAGCGTAAGATGGCTAAGGTGATTATTGCTACAAAAAATGAGCGTGGTAAATACGCTTATAAAGAAGTGATGATGGACCAGGACAATGTAAAAGAGTATATCCAGAACAATAAGTAA
- the rpmG gene encoding 50S ribosomal protein L33 has product MAKGNRIQVILECTEKPGSSRYVTTKNRRNTTERIELKKYNPVLRKHTMHKEIK; this is encoded by the coding sequence ATGGCAAAAGGCAATCGTATACAGGTTATACTCGAATGCACCGAAAAACCGGGCAGCTCACGGTATGTAACTACTAAAAACCGGCGAAATACCACCGAGCGTATTGAACTGAAAAAATATAACCCGGTGCTGCGAAAGCACACCATGCATAAAGAAATCAAATAA
- the rpmB gene encoding 50S ribosomal protein L28, with product MARKDDITGKGALNGYRSSKSNNKTKHKFQLNLQKRRFFIPEEDRWVTLKVSAKTLRTINKKGISAVLEDARKKGTLLKEV from the coding sequence ATGGCAAGAAAGGATGATATTACAGGGAAGGGTGCACTGAACGGTTACAGGTCTTCCAAATCCAACAATAAAACGAAGCACAAATTTCAGCTGAACCTTCAGAAAAGAAGATTTTTTATTCCTGAAGAGGATCGTTGGGTAACGTTAAAAGTATCGGCAAAAACTCTGCGCACAATCAATAAGAAGGGAATTTCTGCTGTGCTTGAGGATGCAAGAAAGAAAGGTACTTTACTAAAAGAGGTATAA
- the gyrB gene encoding DNA topoisomerase (ATP-hydrolyzing) subunit B, which produces MAKSKGSDYKASNIQVLEGLEAVRKRPSMYIGDTGQRGLHHLINEVVDNSIDEALAGHCDWIKLIIHENGSITVSDNGRGIPVDEHPKLKLPAVEVVLTKLHAGGKFDKDSYKVSGGLHGVGVSCVNALSSKFRAEIHRDGEIYVMEFEKGFTTTPLQKKGKTDVTGTTINFLPDAEIFNQTTEFKYDIIADRMRELAFLNPEITVEIIDEREEDPEDKKTIFHYAGGVKDFVSFLDENREALIDTPIFISGNSDDVPVELAISYNQSYTENVHSYVNNINTREGGTHISGFRRALTRCMKNYAEKNNIIKSKSTIAISGEDFREGMTCVLSVKVAEPQFEGQTKTKLGNSEVQSAVEVIVYEQLNEYLEQNPKTAKKILEKVIVAAEAREAARKARQLIQRKSVMSGGGLPGKLADCSIKDPEHCEIYLVEGDSAGGSAKMGRNRSFQAILPLRGKILNVEKAKINKILENKEIQAMITALGTGVGKEEDFELEKLRYHKLIIMTDADVDGSHIRTLLLTFLYRYMHPLIEHGHVYIATPPLYRITSTRGQIDYAWDDPTRDKIIKDLKKSKKKFDVSRYKGLGEMNPSQLWETTMDPDTRTLQQVTVENAAAADKMFSTLMGGDVEPRREFIERNAKYAKLDI; this is translated from the coding sequence ATGGCAAAAAGTAAAGGATCTGACTATAAAGCGTCGAATATTCAGGTATTGGAAGGTCTTGAGGCCGTTCGGAAACGTCCATCCATGTATATTGGTGATACCGGGCAGCGCGGACTTCATCACCTGATTAACGAAGTTGTTGACAACTCTATTGATGAAGCACTCGCCGGTCATTGCGACTGGATTAAATTAATTATTCATGAGAACGGTTCGATCACCGTTTCTGATAACGGCCGCGGGATTCCCGTTGATGAGCATCCCAAGTTAAAATTGCCCGCCGTTGAAGTTGTGCTTACCAAACTCCACGCGGGTGGTAAGTTTGATAAAGACTCATATAAAGTCTCCGGTGGTTTGCACGGAGTGGGTGTGAGTTGTGTGAATGCACTCTCCTCAAAATTCCGCGCTGAAATTCATCGTGATGGTGAAATTTATGTAATGGAGTTTGAAAAAGGTTTTACCACCACCCCCCTTCAGAAAAAAGGGAAAACGGATGTAACAGGAACCACCATCAACTTCCTGCCTGATGCGGAAATCTTTAATCAAACTACTGAATTCAAGTACGATATTATTGCGGACCGGATGCGCGAACTGGCGTTTCTGAATCCGGAAATCACCGTTGAAATTATCGACGAGCGTGAAGAGGATCCGGAAGACAAAAAAACAATTTTCCATTATGCCGGCGGCGTGAAAGATTTCGTCTCTTTTCTCGATGAAAACCGCGAAGCACTGATTGATACGCCTATTTTTATCAGTGGCAATTCAGATGATGTCCCGGTTGAACTGGCCATTTCTTATAACCAGTCTTATACCGAAAATGTGCACTCATATGTGAATAATATTAATACACGCGAGGGCGGAACGCACATTTCCGGATTTCGGCGCGCACTCACCCGCTGCATGAAGAATTATGCAGAGAAGAATAACATTATCAAATCAAAAAGCACCATAGCCATTTCCGGTGAGGATTTTCGGGAAGGAATGACCTGCGTTTTGAGTGTGAAAGTTGCCGAGCCTCAGTTTGAGGGCCAGACCAAAACCAAGCTGGGTAATTCAGAAGTCCAGAGCGCAGTTGAAGTTATTGTTTACGAACAACTTAACGAATACCTGGAGCAGAACCCCAAAACGGCTAAAAAGATACTTGAGAAAGTTATTGTAGCCGCCGAGGCGAGAGAAGCTGCACGTAAAGCGCGTCAGCTTATTCAGCGCAAAAGTGTAATGAGTGGCGGCGGGCTGCCGGGCAAACTGGCTGACTGCTCCATCAAAGATCCCGAGCATTGCGAAATTTACCTGGTTGAGGGTGATTCCGCCGGCGGATCTGCCAAAATGGGCCGGAACCGGAGTTTTCAGGCAATTCTTCCACTTCGCGGGAAAATTCTGAACGTTGAAAAAGCGAAGATCAACAAAATCCTCGAAAATAAAGAGATCCAGGCGATGATTACCGCCCTGGGGACCGGCGTTGGAAAGGAAGAAGATTTTGAACTCGAAAAACTTCGCTATCACAAACTTATCATTATGACGGATGCGGATGTCGACGGATCTCATATCCGGACTCTGCTCCTTACTTTTTTATACCGTTATATGCATCCGCTTATCGAGCATGGACACGTATATATCGCCACACCTCCTCTGTACAGAATTACATCAACCCGAGGCCAGATTGATTACGCGTGGGATGATCCAACCCGGGACAAAATCATCAAAGACCTGAAAAAATCGAAGAAAAAATTCGATGTTTCACGCTACAAAGGTTTGGGTGAAATGAATCCGAGTCAGCTTTGGGAAACTACAATGGACCCCGACACACGAACACTCCAGCAGGTTACAGTTGAAAATGCCGCAGCCGCTGATAAAATGTTCTCTACTCTTATGGGCGGCGATGTTGAACCCCGGCGGGAATTTATTGAGCGTAACGCAAAATATGCTAAGCTCGATATCTGA
- the gyrA gene encoding DNA gyrase subunit A — MASEKIIPITIEDEMQSSYIDYSMSVIVSRALPDVRDGLKPVHRRVLYGMSDLGMLHNRNYKKSARIVGEVLGKYHPHGDSAVYDSIVRMVQDFSLRYPLVDGQGNFGSVDGDSAAAMRYTEVRMQRISEELLADINKETVDYQTNFDDTLEEPTVLPSMLPNLLLNGASGIAVGMATNMAPHNLKEVVDGVIALLDDPEIDASGLMEHITAPDFPTGGIIYGYEGVKEAYETGRGKVVMRARANVEELRNSREQIVVTEIPYQVNKATLIEKVASLVNQEKITEISEIRDESDREGMRVVIILKRGSNAGVVLNQLYKYTQMQQTFGIINLALVKGRPKVMALKELIERFIEHRIDIIIRRTMYDLDQAESRAHILEGLKIALDNLDEVIKTIRASNSPQEANVELRRKFALTDLQAKAILDMRLQKLTGLEREKVDQEYREIADRIEEYRKILSNRDEQNAIIKNELLQLKDRYGDERRTEIVYSADDFNIEDMIADEDVVVTISNKGFIKRMPVSGYRRQRRGGKGMKGTTTKDDEYVEHLFVATNHNYILFFTEKGNCYWLKVYEIPEGSRLARGRAIVNLIDIEKDDSIQTFVPVKTLDDEEYIKSHSIIMATKGGLVKKSSLEAYSRPRRDGIIAINIKEGDSLLGAALTDGESNIILANKKGRAIRFHESDAREMGRNTSGVKGMTLDKNDELVDMVVIKNTHEATVLAISENGYGKRSLVDDYREQSRGGKGVITLKITPKTGNLVALKEVSDKDDLMIITERGKVIRMQCKGLRTMGRNTQGVRIMRLDEDGKIGGVTRVVNEDDDDAEAPVVT, encoded by the coding sequence ATGGCAAGCGAAAAGATTATACCAATTACAATTGAAGACGAGATGCAGTCTTCCTACATCGATTACTCGATGTCGGTTATTGTATCAAGAGCGTTACCTGATGTGCGCGACGGACTTAAACCGGTTCACAGACGTGTACTTTATGGGATGAGCGATCTTGGAATGCTCCACAACAGAAACTATAAAAAGAGTGCCCGTATTGTGGGTGAGGTTCTCGGTAAGTATCACCCTCACGGTGACTCTGCCGTTTATGACTCCATCGTTCGGATGGTTCAGGACTTCTCACTGCGCTATCCGCTTGTGGATGGCCAGGGGAACTTCGGTTCTGTGGATGGCGACTCTGCAGCAGCAATGCGTTACACTGAAGTTCGCATGCAGCGAATTTCCGAGGAGCTTCTCGCAGATATCAATAAAGAAACGGTTGATTATCAAACCAACTTTGATGATACGCTTGAAGAGCCGACGGTTCTGCCATCGATGCTCCCCAACCTTCTGCTGAATGGTGCCTCCGGTATTGCCGTAGGGATGGCAACCAATATGGCTCCTCACAACCTGAAGGAAGTTGTAGATGGTGTAATCGCACTACTTGATGATCCCGAGATTGATGCATCCGGGTTGATGGAACATATTACAGCCCCTGATTTTCCTACAGGCGGGATTATTTACGGATATGAAGGAGTAAAAGAAGCGTATGAAACCGGCAGGGGTAAAGTTGTGATGCGGGCCCGCGCCAATGTGGAAGAACTTCGTAACAGCCGTGAGCAAATCGTTGTTACCGAAATTCCCTACCAGGTAAATAAAGCCACGCTGATCGAAAAAGTGGCTTCGCTGGTCAACCAGGAAAAAATTACTGAAATCAGCGAAATTCGTGATGAGTCTGACCGCGAAGGCATGCGTGTTGTCATTATTCTGAAACGCGGATCAAACGCCGGAGTAGTGCTGAATCAGCTCTACAAGTATACGCAGATGCAGCAGACGTTTGGTATCATCAACCTGGCGCTGGTGAAAGGCCGGCCAAAGGTCATGGCTCTGAAAGAGCTGATTGAGCGCTTCATTGAGCACCGGATTGATATTATCATCCGGCGTACTATGTATGATCTGGATCAGGCCGAATCCCGTGCTCATATTCTCGAAGGTCTCAAAATCGCCCTCGACAACCTTGATGAGGTGATCAAAACGATCCGCGCATCAAACAGTCCGCAGGAAGCGAATGTAGAACTTCGCCGGAAATTTGCGCTTACAGATCTCCAGGCAAAAGCCATTCTCGATATGCGTCTGCAGAAACTGACTGGCCTCGAACGTGAAAAGGTCGACCAGGAGTACCGGGAAATCGCAGATCGTATTGAAGAATATCGTAAAATATTGTCGAACAGAGATGAGCAAAACGCCATTATTAAAAATGAGCTGCTTCAGCTGAAAGACCGCTATGGTGATGAACGCCGTACCGAAATTGTCTACTCCGCCGATGATTTCAACATCGAGGATATGATAGCCGATGAAGATGTGGTGGTTACCATTTCTAACAAAGGTTTTATCAAACGAATGCCTGTGAGCGGCTACAGACGTCAGCGACGTGGCGGTAAAGGGATGAAGGGAACCACCACGAAAGATGATGAATATGTAGAACATCTTTTTGTGGCCACCAATCACAACTATATTCTTTTCTTTACGGAGAAAGGAAATTGTTACTGGCTTAAAGTTTATGAAATTCCGGAAGGATCACGCCTGGCCCGCGGCCGTGCAATCGTAAACCTGATCGACATTGAAAAGGACGATTCGATTCAGACGTTTGTGCCGGTGAAGACACTTGATGATGAGGAGTATATAAAATCTCACTCTATTATCATGGCAACAAAAGGAGGACTGGTAAAGAAATCCTCACTTGAGGCGTATAGCCGTCCGCGTCGTGATGGAATTATTGCAATTAACATCAAAGAGGGCGATTCACTGCTGGGTGCCGCACTTACAGATGGTGAAAGCAATATTATTCTGGCCAACAAGAAAGGCCGTGCAATTCGGTTCCACGAATCAGATGCACGTGAGATGGGCCGGAACACGTCAGGTGTGAAAGGAATGACGCTCGATAAAAATGATGAGCTGGTGGATATGGTTGTGATCAAAAACACACATGAAGCCACAGTACTTGCAATCTCCGAAAACGGATACGGCAAACGCTCCCTTGTAGATGATTACCGGGAACAGAGCCGTGGCGGTAAAGGAGTCATTACTCTCAAAATCACTCCAAAGACCGGAAATCTTGTTGCACTGAAGGAGGTCTCAGATAAAGATGATCTGATGATCATTACCGAACGCGGAAAGGTTATCCGAATGCAGTGCAAAGGTTTACGGACTATGGGACGTAATACTCAGGGTGTTCGGATCATGCGATTAGACGAAGATGGTAAGATTGGTGGCGTCACCCGGGTTGTAAATGAAGATGACGATGATGCAGAAGCACCTGTCGTTACCTAA
- a CDS encoding YafY family protein: MKLILMLQESKRRLTVDELAEEFGVTRRTIFRDFNVLSEINVPVTWDKYSGYGVMEGYKVPPLMFTSKELATIMVGLNFVKSQVDSSMVEDARGVELKIKNTIPNELKSFMESLSKHTVVDPFLHFGAEKTDGGNWYLISSAISQKKKISFRYTAKSDGNKTDREIEPYLLVFYRDHWNVIGFSKKREAIRNFVLDRMENVKILDEEFTASEEINAEALIFGSNEMGHEIEVHVQESADRAFTANLPTKIIKKSAVKNKIIKVSFRFENLDYINEWLLQFGDKIKILSPKKLIDKRQDLLKKMLDPS; encoded by the coding sequence ATGAAACTGATCCTAATGCTACAGGAATCAAAACGCAGGCTGACCGTTGATGAGTTAGCTGAGGAATTCGGTGTAACCAGGCGCACTATATTCAGGGATTTCAATGTCTTATCAGAAATTAACGTGCCGGTTACCTGGGATAAGTACAGTGGTTACGGGGTGATGGAAGGATACAAAGTTCCGCCGCTAATGTTTACGTCAAAAGAACTTGCAACCATCATGGTTGGGCTGAATTTTGTGAAGTCGCAGGTAGACAGTTCAATGGTTGAAGACGCCAGGGGAGTGGAGTTGAAAATTAAAAACACCATTCCGAATGAGTTGAAATCATTTATGGAGTCTCTGAGCAAGCATACGGTTGTGGATCCGTTTCTGCATTTTGGAGCGGAAAAAACAGACGGTGGAAACTGGTACCTGATCAGCAGCGCGATCTCTCAAAAGAAAAAAATATCGTTTCGCTATACCGCAAAATCTGACGGTAATAAAACAGATCGCGAAATCGAACCATACCTTCTCGTTTTTTATCGCGACCACTGGAATGTCATAGGGTTTTCTAAAAAAAGAGAAGCCATTCGGAATTTTGTGCTCGACCGAATGGAAAATGTGAAGATTTTGGATGAAGAATTCACTGCATCAGAAGAAATTAACGCAGAGGCACTTATTTTCGGTTCTAACGAGATGGGTCATGAAATAGAGGTGCATGTACAGGAATCGGCAGATCGCGCGTTTACGGCAAATCTGCCGACTAAAATAATTAAGAAATCGGCAGTCAAAAATAAAATAATTAAAGTTTCATTCAGATTTGAAAATTTAGATTACATCAACGAGTGGCTGCTTCAATTTGGAGATAAGATCAAAATTCTCTCTCCTAAGAAGCTAATAGATAAACGGCAAGATCTTCTCAAGAAAATGTTGGATCCATCGTAG
- a CDS encoding 16S rRNA (guanine(527)-N(7))-methyltransferase RsmG, which produces MKQSIQKHSVSRETLEDARELYRKNEVHLEKYLDNLLDWNEKINLVSRSVSRETVREHVVHSLIPHVLGILDDHDSWIDTGTGGGLPGVPLAICAPEKHWLLNDNVKKKMRALSGIIEKTGLENSEVIAKSISLVDLKKGTGIVTKHAFKVDDLLRLLGSKPWKTIIMWKGVDGALDEIAQSKKKLRYTLFEFDFGANEEFYVGKGLLKVER; this is translated from the coding sequence GTGAAACAATCCATTCAAAAACATTCTGTTTCACGTGAAACATTGGAAGATGCACGTGAATTATACCGAAAAAACGAAGTTCATCTCGAGAAATACCTCGACAATCTTCTCGACTGGAATGAGAAGATAAATCTTGTGAGCCGGAGTGTTTCACGTGAAACAGTTCGTGAACACGTCGTTCATTCTCTGATTCCACATGTTCTCGGCATACTTGATGATCATGATTCCTGGATTGATACCGGGACCGGGGGCGGACTGCCCGGGGTGCCGCTCGCTATATGCGCACCGGAAAAACACTGGCTGCTCAACGACAACGTGAAGAAAAAGATGAGGGCGCTTTCAGGTATCATCGAGAAAACAGGGCTTGAAAATTCGGAGGTGATTGCAAAAAGCATCTCGCTTGTGGATTTAAAAAAGGGGACCGGAATCGTAACCAAACATGCATTCAAAGTGGATGATCTTCTTCGTCTTCTTGGATCAAAACCCTGGAAAACAATCATCATGTGGAAGGGAGTTGATGGTGCGCTTGATGAAATTGCGCAGTCAAAAAAGAAGCTTCGGTATACGCTGTTTGAATTTGATTTTGGCGCGAACGAAGAATTTTATGTCGGCAAAGGGCTGCTGAAAGTAGAAAGATAA